A single region of the Microbulbifer sp. MKSA007 genome encodes:
- a CDS encoding alpha/beta hydrolase: MKTLHLVILFSILSIFSTYVAAERIKIDNSLTIHYEQAGNGDTTIIFIPGWMMSTKVFEHQLAHFKDSTKYRALAYDPRGQGMSSKPVEGHTYQQHARDLAALIDKLGLNSVILAGWSYGVTEQLAYLNQFGTDKIKAMIMIDTGPDISGASRDEWVWYLNDDSDGYSRSFTEGVIEDRENVIAEFAKWMLENPTTENIAWISNIANQTSSSVAAITNATGFYLDYSKDLIGLEGKIPMLYVVRNEVKEVAEKWIKANTPSATTAYMGKHMMFWERPDEFNAVVDQFLENIETK, from the coding sequence ATGAAGACTCTTCATCTGGTAATTTTATTTAGCATCCTGTCTATTTTTTCTACTTATGTGGCAGCAGAGAGAATCAAGATCGACAACTCTCTCACTATCCACTACGAACAAGCGGGTAACGGCGATACGACAATCATCTTTATTCCCGGCTGGATGATGTCTACAAAGGTTTTCGAGCATCAACTTGCCCATTTCAAGGACTCCACCAAGTATCGCGCACTAGCTTATGATCCCCGCGGCCAGGGCATGTCATCCAAGCCTGTTGAGGGCCATACTTATCAGCAACACGCTCGAGACTTAGCTGCACTGATTGACAAGCTGGGGCTTAATAGCGTGATTCTCGCGGGTTGGTCCTACGGAGTGACCGAGCAACTGGCCTATCTCAACCAGTTCGGCACTGACAAGATAAAAGCCATGATTATGATCGACACTGGCCCGGATATTTCTGGGGCCAGCCGGGACGAGTGGGTCTGGTATCTGAATGATGATTCAGACGGATACTCGCGCTCATTCACTGAGGGGGTTATTGAGGACCGCGAAAATGTGATTGCAGAGTTCGCCAAATGGATGCTTGAGAATCCCACTACAGAAAATATTGCCTGGATATCTAATATCGCCAATCAAACCTCTAGCAGCGTCGCCGCAATTACCAACGCTACTGGTTTTTACCTCGACTACAGCAAAGACCTTATCGGCCTTGAAGGGAAGATCCCTATGCTATATGTGGTGCGAAATGAAGTTAAGGAAGTGGCTGAAAAATGGATCAAAGCTAATACCCCTTCCGCCACTACCGCTTATATGGGAAAGCATATGATGTTTTGGGAGAGACCCGATGAATTCAATGCAGTG